In Triticum aestivum cultivar Chinese Spring chromosome 5B, IWGSC CS RefSeq v2.1, whole genome shotgun sequence, the following proteins share a genomic window:
- the LOC123113723 gene encoding uncharacterized protein: MLRLRSSILAHLLSSSQATSPASPLHRLLSVAISPSTGFAVENYLFSTCGLTRAQAVKASRKLPRLKSPANPDAVLAFLAGLGLSGADAAAVVAKDPQLLCASVERTLAPIVAGLSDLGLSRSEIARLASLAAHRFRRKDTVSKLEYHLRLFRSSENLLRAMKFCDLISHSLERVVKPNVALLRECGLGDCDIAKLCISRPRMITANPELVQAMVTCAEDIGVPRGSVMFRHALHAVASVGKEEILLGCPAKVEYLRNTFRWTDAEVAIAVSKAPAVLTKAKESLQRRSKFLICELGLEPAHIAYRPAMLMYSLEGRIRPRHYVIKFLKENGLLKCDPSYYTVFKESEKTFKKKFIHPHKEAAPNLEKDYDAACKGEEPTNFRFT, encoded by the coding sequence ATGCTCCGGCTGCGAAGCTCCATCCTCGCCCATCTCCTCTCTTCTTCTCAAGCCACCTCTCCCGCATcccctctccaccgcctcctctcgGTCGCCATTTCCCCAAGCACCGGATTCGCCGTGGAGAACTACCTCTTCTCCACCTGCGGCCTCACGCGGGCACAGGCCGTCAAGGCCTCCCGCAAGCTCCCCCGCCTCAAGTCCCCCGCCAATCCCGACGCCGTGctcgccttcctcgccggcctcggcctctccgGCGCCGATGCCGCCGCGGTCGTCGCCAAGGACCCGCAGCTCCTCTGCGCCAGCGTGGAGAGAACCCTGGCGCCCATCGTCGCCGGGCTCTCTGACCTCGGCCTATCGCGTTCCGAAATCGCACgcctcgcctcgctcgccgcccACAGATTCCGCAGAAAGGACACCGTCTCCAAGCTCGAGTACCACCTGCGCCTCTTCCGCTCCTCCGAGAACCTCCTCCGGGCCATGAAGTTCTGCGATCTCATCTCGCACAGCCTCGAGAGGGTGGTCAAGCCCAATGTCGCGTTGCTGCGCGAGTGCGGGTTAGGTGATTGCGATATTGCCAAGCTGTGCATCTCAAGGCCGAGGATGATCACCGCCAACCCGGAGCTTGTCCAGGCGATGGTGACATGCGCCGAAGACATAGGTGTGCCCCGTGGCTCTGTCATGTTCAGGCACGCGCTGCATGCTGTTGCATCTGTCGGCAAGGAGGAGATCTTGCTGGGATGTCCAGCCAAAGTGGAGTACTTGAGGAACACGTTCAGGTGGACGGATGCTGAGGTGGCCATTGCTGTTTCTAAGGCTCCAGCGGTGCTGACGAAGGCTAAGGAATCGCTGCAGCGCAGATCCAAGTTCCTCATCTGCGAGCTGGGGTTGGAACCGGCACACATTGCTTATCGTCCGGCAATGCTCATGTACAGCTTGGAGGGCCGGATCAGACCCCGGCACTACGTTATAAAGTTTCTCAAGGAAAATGGATTGCTCAAGTGTGACCCGAGCTACTATACTGTTTTCAAGGAGTCTGAGAAGACATTCAAGAAGAAGTTCATACACCCTCATAAGGAAGCTGCACCGAACCTGGAAAAAGACTATGATGCTGCTTGCAAGGGGGAAGAGCCCACTAATTTCAGATTCACATAA
- the LOC123117231 gene encoding uncharacterized protein: protein MHPGAGGGAPGHVRAAARATLILGLAVAAMGLFAATLNPGDFHAQLSQVEHAAAPAAYGGQPQQRCAATEAEALDLRATALVLVLTGAAQAMLAAAAGVALAAGSPSLQCLGRFLALIAHCFVPTNAWFLYSVLQGAAAVAVGHCASGYSLNFTTGCVLAAVSYGVLFVVSLLATVCGGIKLRMAATDPL from the exons ATGCATCCTGGCGCAGGTGGTGGTGCGCCGGGGCACGTGCGCGCGGCGGCCAGGGCCACCCTCATCCTCGGCTTGGCGGTGGCCGCCATGGGCCTCTTCGCCGCCACCCTCAACCCCGGCGACTTCCACGCCCAGCTG TCGCAGGTCGAGCACGCGGCGGCGCCGGCCGCGTACGGCGGGCAGCCCCAGCAGCGCTGCGCGGCCACGGAGGCGGAGGCGCTGGACCTGCGCGCCACGGCGCTCGTGCTGGTGCTCACGGGGGCGGCGCAGGCGATGCTGGCCGCGGCAGCCGGCGTGGCCTTGGCGGCGGGGTCCCCGTCCCTCCAATGTCTAGGCCGGTTCCTCGCCCTCATCGCGCACTGCTTCGTCCCCACGAACGCCTGGTTCCTCTACTCTGTCCTCCAGGGAGCGGCGGCCGTTGCCGTCGGGCACTGCGCCAGCGGGTACAGCCTCAACTTCACCACCGGCTGCGTCCTCGCCGCCGTGTCATACGGCGTGCTGTTCGTCGTGAGCCTCTTAGCCACCGTCTGCGGAGGGATCAAGCTACGCATGGCTGCCACTGATCCCCTCTAA